The nucleotide window CCGGGCCTATGAATTCCCCAACTACGACACCCCGGCCTACAAGGCCCGCCGCGTGGCCGTGCTCGGCGCGGGCAACGTGGCCATGGACGCCGCCCGCACCGCCCTGCGCATGGGCGCGGACGAGGTGTCCATCGTCTACCGCCGGTCCGAGGAAGAAATGCCCGCCCGCTGGGAAGAGATCGAACACGCCGTCGAGGAGGGCGTCAGGCTGCGCTGCCTGTGCGGCCCCGCCTCCTTCCACGGCGACAACCAGGGCCGCCTCAAGGCCATGACCGTGCAGAAGATGGCCCTGGGCGACCCAGACGAGTCAGGCCGCTGCTCCCCGGTCTGCATCGAGGGCGAGACCGAACAGCTCCAGTGCGACATGGCCATCATCGCCGTGGGCACCCGGCCCAACCCCGTGCTCCTGGAAGCCACCCCGGACCTGACCCTCAACAAGTGGGGCTACATCGAGGCCGACCCGGAAACAGGCGAGACCTCCATCCCCAACGTCTTTGCCGGCGGTGACATCGTCACCGGTGCGGCCACGGTCATTTCGGCCATGGGCGCGGGGAGGCGGGCTGCTAAAACAATCGCTGAGCGATTGATTTAGCAGCCGGGCGGCTTGCGATAGCGGGCCATCTGCACATTTTTCGGGCTCGATTTGATCCTCAACGTAGCGCTGCTACGCCTGCGGTCAAATCGGCCCGAGATACCCAAGGGCATTAGATCTTGTACGGCTCGAGGGACTCGCCTACAATTCACTATAAATGCACAGCTGACCCACTCTCCCAAGCCTCACCAGGGTGGAATAAGCGTTAACGAAACAAAACTGCCAGCCCGGAATGCCGGGCTGGCCGCTTTCAACTGAATCCCAAAAAATCAACCTGCGATTTGCGCAAGGAAAACGCCGCACCATGAATCAATCATGGTGCGGCGTTTCTCGTTTTCCTTGCGCAAATCGCTCAACGGCACGGCGTGCGAAGCCCGCACGTCCCTCGCCGCAGGCGACATGGGGTTCCAAAGGGGCTCGCCCGTAGGCGGGTGCAGGGCAGCGCCCTGCCCGTCGGAGACGCCCCTATGCGACCGGGTTGTCGTCCCCGTCCGCGTCATTGCCGACCATCCTTTCCATGCGTTGCTGGATCATGCGGATGTGCAGCCTGAGGGAGTAGATGTAGTCGGTGTAGGACAGGGGCACCGAGGTCTCCAGGACCATCTTGTCCATGGCGACGAGCTGGCGGAGCATCTTGCGCGCCTCTTTCTTGTCGGTCAGTTCGTAGGCCTTGGTGTCGAGGCGCTTGAGCTGCTTGTACCACTTGAAGATGCGCCGCCGGATCTGCCAGCGATAGGCGGGCGGCGTGATCTTGAACAGGGGGAAGAGCAGGGTCAGCAGGGGGATGAGCAGAATCTTCAGCCGCTCGACCGTGATGGCGATCTGGAAGGGCAGGTAGCGCATGAGGAACGGCGGGCCGTTCTTGTGGAAGCTCTTGGCCTCGTCGCCCAGGGGGAAGAGCGCGGCGTCGGAGTTGGGGAACTGTCCGGGCCGGGCGAACATGTCCCCCTTGCCGTGCGCCTCGTCTGCGGCGAGCAGGAAGAGATACTTGATGGCCGCGTGCAGGTCCTCGCGCACGACGAGGTTGGCGGCGGGCGCGATGAGGGTGACCTCCTCGGCGGGCAGGTCGTTGATCAGGTCGAGGCCGCCGGGCGGCAGGGTGAGCTTGGTCAGGTAGTGGTGGGTGCGGGCGTATGTCTCGGCCCGGTCAAAGGAATGGAGGGTGACTTTTCCGGTCTCCGCAGCGAGCTTCTGGACCACGGCGGAGTTGATGCCCGCAATGGTGAACAGGACGTCGATTTCGCCCTTGAGCAGTTTTTCGGACGCGCTCCCGGCCCCTTCGGGCAAGAGCGTGGCGGTTTCATCGGTGACGCCGTTTTCCTCGAGCAGGGTACGCACCAGGTGGGCGGTGCCGCTGCCGTCGGCCCCCACGGCGATCCTGCGCCCCTTGAGGCCGGAGAGGCCCTTGAACTTGAGGCCCTTGCGGTGGAAGAGCCAGACCGGCTCGTAGTAGAGGCTGCCCAGGCTCTCCAGGTCGGGGTGTGCCTCGGGCGTGGTGATGCCGCCCTGCATGAGTGCGGCGGCCACCGTGGATTCGGGCTCGGCCATGCGGCTGAGGTTGTCCATGGACCCCTTGGTCCGGAGCACTTCCAGTTCAAATCCCTGCTTGGCGAAATACGCGGCGTATTGTTCGGCGTAGCCGTAGTATGCGCCGTTCGGGCCGCCCGAGGCGATGGTCACCTTGGACGGCGGCAGCGGGTCCACGTACTGGAAGGTCACCCACAGGGCCCCGCCCAGCACTCCTGCGGCCACACTGTATATGATGAATTGCATCAGTTGGTGGGATTTCAGGAACTTGACCAGCATTTTAAGCAAGGGATTCTGCATCATGGGGGAGAATGTACGTAAATCGCGTCAGCGCGGCAAGAGGCGGAAAGGTTTTTGAGATGTCGCGGGGCCATGCCGCCGGATGGCGAGGGCGGATCAGGCCAGGGCCTTGAGCAGCCAGAGCACGGCCATGCCCGCCGCGATGGTGGCCAGGATGTTGCGCGTCTTCCAGGCGATGAGCACGGCGGCCAGCCAGGCGACCGTTCGTTCCGGGCCCGCCCAGGCAACCGCGTCGCCGGACTGGTGCAGGAACACTGCCGGGAAGATGAGCGCGGGCAGGACCGAGGCCGGGATGAACCGCAGCATCCGGTGGACCAGGTCGGGCAGGGTGACCTTGTCCATGATCAGGATGAAGGAATAGCGGATGAGCAGGGTGCCCGCGCCGATGCCCAGCGCCACGGGCCAGTAAGTGGTCATGTCAACCATGGCGCTGCTCCCTTTCGGCCAGGCAACCGGCCGCGATGCCGCAGACCGCAGCGGCCATGAGCCCCAGGTTGTAGGGCAGGCCCACGGCCAGCAGGGCAACGCACCCGGCGGCTGCGGCTGCCAGGGCGGCGGGACGGTCCTTGACCGCCGGGATGACCAGGGCCGTGAAGGTCAGGGGGATGGCGAAGTCCAGCTCCCATTGGGGCGGGATGATCGCGCCCAGGTATGCGCCGAGGGCGGTGGTCAGGTTGAAGGCCACCCACAGGGTCAACCCCGCCCCGAGGTAGTAGCGGATCTTGTCCGGCATGGGCAGGTCGTCGCGCCCGAAGCGGAATACCGAGGTGGCGTAGGCCTGGTCCGTGAGCAGGTAGGCCAGGCCGAGCTTGCCCAGCGGGGAGGCGTCCTTGAGGTGCGGGGCGATCGATGCGGAATACATGAGGAAACGGGCGTTGATGATCAGGCCGGTGAGGATCACCACGGCCACCGAGGCGTTCTGGTCCATGAGTTGGACGGCCACCAGTTGCGAGGCCCCGGCAAAGACGATGGCCGACAGGGAGGTCGCGGCCCACTCGGGCATGCCCGCAGCCACGCCCACGGCCCCGCAGATCAGGCCGAAGGGCAGCACGCCCAGCAGGATGGGGGACAGGTCGCGCACGCCCTGCAGGAATGATGATCGCTTGTCCATGGTCTTCCCTTGCATGTGCGAGGGGTACTGTCCGGTCCGGATTCCGTCAACGTCAATATTGTACGCCGGACATTATCGGGCGCGGGCTCACGGAGGGGGCGGGACGGGCGATCCCGACCGCCTAATCGTAGCTGTCCGTGACCGGAGGGCACCGGTAAATGCGGATCGGCGAATAGGCTGTGGAGGGGATGTTGTTGCCCTGGCTCAATTGTGACAGCGCCCGATAGACCATGCGGCCCATTTCCTCGAAATTCAGGCCGATGTTGACGTGATTCAGCCCCTGGTCGAGAAGCTCGCGCTGTCTTGGTGCGGCCCCGGCGAAAAGCAGAATTTTCTTACGGGAATCCAGGAGTGGTTTGTAGGGACTGATCCGGCGTTCGTAGTCCTGGGCCATCTGGGCCCACCAGCCGACCGAGATGATGGCGTCAATGGTCGGGTCTTCGAGCAGGACTTCCAGCTGGTCCAGAGCCTGGTCGTAGTTGTCCCGGCAGGGCAGGGGCGATCGCTGGTACTGCGTCCAGGAGGATTGTTTTCCTCCCGTGTCCAGGCCGAGCAACACCCCTTTTATGCGATCGATCAGGTTCGTATCGTCAGGCCCGCCCGTCAATATGGCGAACCGGCCGCCCTTGGGCATCAGTCGGCGTGCCTCCAGGGCCAGGAGGACCCCCAGGTTCATGTTGTCGGTGCCGACGTATCCTGCCCGAAGATGGGTATAGTCCCCGCTGAAATCGGAGTCAAAGGTGACCACGGGAATGCCCGCCGCCCGGACGGCCTTGAACGAGTTCTCGGCCAGAAAGCAGCTATGCAGGACCGAGATGGCCAGGCCGTTCGGCTTGAGTTCCAGCACCTTCTGGACTTGGGCGTCCTGGATGCGGAAGTGCGCCTTGCCCGTGCCGCCGACCAGGATGATCCTGTCGCCGTTCTCCTCAGCCTCGACACGGGCCGCTTCATAGATCCGGACAAAATTCTGGTCCGACACGGATTTGGCCACGATGGCGAAGAGCTTTCCTTCCCCCAGGCAGGGAGCTCCCGTCAAAAGGACGGCCACGACGGCGAGGCAGAGCGATTGCACGGCGCGGGCAGGGGACATGGTTTTTTTGCGTATCATGTCCTGGTCATAGCCTGTCGGGCGAGGGTGTATATTATTATTTGGTGCCGGGGGGTCATTCTGTCCTGCCACCGGGAATGCCCGCCCTGATCCGGTCGACGCCTGCGATGCGCGCAGGGCATTTCCGGGCTGGACTTTTTCGGGGAAAAGACGGGATACTCGGCCCGAAGCTCTCGGAGGAGATGTTCATGACGCAACATCGGCCTGACCGTATTGTGCAGGCTGCTTCGTGATTCCCGGGTCGGCCGGGGCGAACCGGCAGGCGAAACCTGGACCAAGAAAGGCATCGTGAAAACCAAGGAAACATATCGTTGCGCCGCGTGCGGCGCGCAGTCGCCGCGCTGGCAGGGGCAATGCCCGTCGTGCAAGGAATGGAACACGCTGGAGGCCGTGACCGTGGCCAGGCGGGACTCCAAGCCCGTGGGCGCGGCAGCGGCCACCGACGCGCCCCGCCCCCTTGAGGACCTGGACAGCGAGCACCTGGACACCCGGACCTCGGGCATGCGCGAGCTGGATGAACTGCTCGGCTCCGGCCTGGTCCCGGGCGCGGCCATCCTGCTCGGCGGCGAACCGGGCATCGGCAAGTCCACGCTGCTGCTGCAGCTGGCGGGCAGCCAGGCGCGGCTCGGCAGCAGGGCCGTCTACCTGTCGGGCGAGGAATCCCTGCCCCAGCTCAAGACCAGGGCGGAGCGGCTGGGACAGCTCGGACCGGGCTTGCTGGCCATGGCCACCAACAGGGTGGAGGACGCCCTGGCCGTGCTGGAGTCCCACGAGCCGCCGGAGCTGCTCATCGTGGACTCGGTGCAGACCCTGGCCTCGAACATGGCCGAGGGCATACCGGGCTCGGTCAGCCAGGTGCGCGCCGTGGCCTCGGAGCTGGTGGAGAAGACCAAGAAGACCGGCACCACCCTGATCCTCGTGGGCCACGTGACCAAGGACGGCCAGATCGCCGGGCCCAAGCTCCTGGAGCACATGGTGGACACGGTCCTGTACCTGGAGGGCGACCGCAAGCATTTTTCCCGCATCCTGCGCGTGCTCAAGAACCGGTTCGGCCCCAGCGACGAGCTGGTGGTCTTCACCATGAAGGAGCGCGGGCTGGAAGTGGTGGAGGACCCGGCCACCTTTTTCCTGGGCGCGCGGGACCCGTCCCTGTCGGGCACGGCCATGGGACTGGCCGTGGACGGGCAGCGCCCCTTTGCCGTGGAGGTCCAGGCCCTGGTCACCAAGTCCTTTTTGTCCATTCCCCGGCGCACGGCCCTCGGGTTCGACACCAACCGGCTCAACCTGCTCCTGGCCGTGCTCGAAAAGCGGCTGCGGCTGAACCTGAGCGGGTACGACATCTACGCCAAGATCACGGGCGGCCTGGCCTACAAGGACCCCGGCCTGGACCTGGCCGTGGTGGCGTCCGTCATGTCGTCCTTCTATGACCAGCCCCTGCCGGAATCGGCGGTGTTCTGGGGCGAGATCGACCTCAACGGGCAGGTGCGCCCGGTGGCCGCCCACGACGTGCGCCTCAAGCAGGCGGCCCGGTTGGGCCACGACCCGGTCTGCCATTCCGGGACCGCGGCCACCCTGGCGGACCTGCAGCGTATTCTGTTCGGACGCAATTGACGGAGGAAAGCATGTTCGTTCGCGGATTCGTGCGCCGCAGGTTCCAGGAGGTCCCCACGCACCAGGGGCTTCCATGCATCGCGCGCTTTCCCCATTTCTGAAAAAAGTGGTATGACCGTTTCAGGACTGCGGTTATGCAAATGATACGAACCGGGCCGGGAACGGCCCGCACACCATGCCTTCCGGAGGGTGATATGGCTGATATTCTTGACTGGACCAACGCGCATCTGGACACGCTCGACACGGCCCTTTACGAGAAACGGGCCGATGAGATGGCCGTCCGTCTGCAGCAGGAGACAGGCGCGGGCAAGCTCCCGTTCCTGACCATGCCCTACGCGGCGCAACTCAGGAAGGATCTGGACGGGCTCAAGGACTTTCTCAGGAAATTCGACCATATGCTGCTGCTCGGCATCGGCGGGTCCGCCCTGGGGGCCCGCGCCCTGCAGAAGGCGTTCTACCCCCGGCAGGACCAGCCCGGCCACGACGGCCCCAGCCTGTGGATCGCGGACAACGTGGACACGTACGCCCTGGAGGCTTATCTGGCCAAGCTGCCCCCGAAAAAGACCGTGGTGGTCACGGTGTCCAAGTCCGGCGGCACCATCGAGACCGTGGGCCAGTATTTCATTCTCAAGGAGTGGATGAAGGGCCACCTCGGCGACGACTGGCATCGGAACATGCTGCTGGTCACCGACGAGGAACAGGGGTTCCTGCGCGGTGAGGTGAACGAGTACGGCATCCGGGCGCTGCCCGTGCCGGACAACCTCGGCGGCCGGTACTCCGTGCTCTCGGCCGTGGGCTTGATCCCGGCCCTCTTCCTGGGCATGGACGTGGAGTCCCTCATGGCCGGGGCGCAGGAGGTGGTCGCCCCCCTGGCCGATCCCGGCCTGACCGGCGATACCCTGGCCGGCCATTCCGCCTTCCGGCTGGCGGTCTGGGGCGCGGCCCTGCAGGACAAGGGGTTTGCCGAGTTGATCTTTTTCACCTATATCCCCCTGTGGGCGAGTTTCGGCGACTGGTTTGCCCAGTTGTGGGCGGAATCGCTGGGCAAGGAAGGCCGGGGCAGCCAGCCCGTGCCCGCAGTGGGCGTCACGGACCAGCATTCGGTCAACCAGATGTTCATGGACGGCGTGCGCAACAAGGCGTGCCTGTTCCTGACCTGCCCGAACCTGCCCGCCGGGCCGAAGTTCCCGACCGACCTGCCGGACAAGTTCGCCTATGTGCGCGGCAAGGAGTTCGGCGAGCTGATCCAGGCCGAGGGACTGGGCACCCGCATGGCCCTGTCCAAGTCCGGCGTGCCCCTGGTGGAGATGCGGCTCGGCGCGGATTCCCCCCGCCAGGCGGGCAAGCTCATCGGGCTGCTCGGCGCGGCCACCATCCTGTGCGGCTGGCTCATGGGCATCAACCCCCTGGACCAGCCCGCCGTGGAGCTGGGGAAGCGGTTGGCCAAGGCCCGCATGGACGCCGAAGGGCTGGCCGAAGAAAAAGCCGACCTGAAAAGTTTTCTGAACACCGACAGGGATTTACGGGAGTTTTAATTCATTGCTCAACCATACCGACGATCGCACCAGGCCCCTCCAGTTCGTCAAGGTCATTTCCTGGACCCTGCTTGTCCTCATCCTGAGTTTCAGCCTGCTGTTGTCGCTGTTCATCTCCAAGTACGCGGAGCAGACGCTGCTGGAAAAACAGGAACAGTTCGCCCTGCTCCTGGCCGAGAACGTCAGCCATCAGCTCTTCACCCGGTTCGTGGTCCCCACCCTGGTCAAGTACCGGGCCATCCAGCTGCGCTCTGAGGAGCAGGCCCAGGTCATGGACCAGGTCATCCGGTCCACGGTCCACGGCTTCAACGTCTCCTCGGTGCGCATCTACGACGAACAGGGCAACGTCATCTACTCCTTCAACAAGGACGAGGTGGGCAAGCCCGGCAACGCCGAGTTCATGGTCCGGGAGACCTGGGAGACCGAGGATTTCAGCGCTGAAATCCTTGCCCGCATGTCCAAGGTCGCCGCCCTGTTCCGCATGGAGTTGGAGCCCGGCGACATGACGCTGCGGGCCTACTCCCCCCTGCGGGCCGAACGCAGCCTGACCGACGCGGCCCGCAACCCGATCATGGGCATCCTGGAATTCCAGCAGGACATTTCCGAGGACTACATGTCCATGCTCAACTTCGAGCGGCTGATCATCGCCTTTTCGCTGATCACCTCCCTGATTCTCTTCTTCCTGGTCGTGACCGTGCTCCGGCGCGCGGAGCGGCTGTCCAACAAGCAGCTGCGGGAAAAGGAAAAGCTCATCTTCGAACTGCAGCAGCAGGAGAAGCTGGCCGGAATGGGGCGCATGGTGGCGGGCGTGGCCCACGAAATCCGCAACCCGCTGGGCATCATCTGCTCCAGCTCCGAGCTGGTCCTCAAGAAGGCCCGCAAGGAGGGCAGCTCCAACACGCGCATCCTGGAGGCCCTGTACGAGGAGGCCAAACGGCTGTCCCGCACGGTGACCGAGTTCCTGGACTACGCCCGGCCCAAGAAGCCGACCATGCTCGACGTGGACGTGGGCGCCATCCTCGATCAGGTGGCCGTGTTCATGGAGCCGGAATGCGAGAAGCTGGGCGTGACCATCGACAAGCAGGTCACGGGCGACATGTCCGCCAAGGGCGACAAGGACCTCCTGTATCGCGCTTTTTACAACCTGGTGGCCAATGCGCTCCAGGCCATGAACGGCCAGGGGGAACTAACCATCCGGGCGGCCCGGGGCGAGGAGGGGCTGCACGTGACCTTCGTGGACTCCGGGCCGGGGTTCTCCCCGGAGCATCTCGACCAGGTGCGCGACCCGTTCTTCACCACCAAGGACTCGGGCACCGGCCTGGGCCTGGCCCTGGTCAACACCATTTTCGAATCCCACGGGATCACGATGCACCTGTCCAACGCCGAGGAAGGCGGCGCGCGGGTGGACGTCATCTTTCCCGCTTAACCACGGAGTCCAAGGTTATGTCGAAAGCATGGATACAGGCCAAGCACCCCGAGTTCGTGCGGGACCTGTTCAAGTTCTTCTGCCAGGCGTGCGAGCTGCTCGAGGAGCAGTTCACCCGTTTCGACGACGACGGCACCGTCGAGTTCGGCGTCCTCAAGGAGCTGGTCGGC belongs to Pseudodesulfovibrio portus and includes:
- a CDS encoding TAXI family TRAP transporter solute-binding subunit, with amino-acid sequence MLVKFLKSHQLMQFIIYSVAAGVLGGALWVTFQYVDPLPPSKVTIASGGPNGAYYGYAEQYAAYFAKQGFELEVLRTKGSMDNLSRMAEPESTVAAALMQGGITTPEAHPDLESLGSLYYEPVWLFHRKGLKFKGLSGLKGRRIAVGADGSGTAHLVRTLLEENGVTDETATLLPEGAGSASEKLLKGEIDVLFTIAGINSAVVQKLAAETGKVTLHSFDRAETYARTHHYLTKLTLPPGGLDLINDLPAEEVTLIAPAANLVVREDLHAAIKYLFLLAADEAHGKGDMFARPGQFPNSDAALFPLGDEAKSFHKNGPPFLMRYLPFQIAITVERLKILLIPLLTLLFPLFKITPPAYRWQIRRRIFKWYKQLKRLDTKAYELTDKKEARKMLRQLVAMDKMVLETSVPLSYTDYIYSLRLHIRMIQQRMERMVGNDADGDDNPVA
- a CDS encoding AzlD domain-containing protein, which translates into the protein MVDMTTYWPVALGIGAGTLLIRYSFILIMDKVTLPDLVHRMLRFIPASVLPALIFPAVFLHQSGDAVAWAGPERTVAWLAAVLIAWKTRNILATIAAGMAVLWLLKALA
- a CDS encoding AzlC family ABC transporter permease, producing MDKRSSFLQGVRDLSPILLGVLPFGLICGAVGVAAGMPEWAATSLSAIVFAGASQLVAVQLMDQNASVAVVILTGLIINARFLMYSASIAPHLKDASPLGKLGLAYLLTDQAYATSVFRFGRDDLPMPDKIRYYLGAGLTLWVAFNLTTALGAYLGAIIPPQWELDFAIPLTFTALVIPAVKDRPAALAAAAAGCVALLAVGLPYNLGLMAAAVCGIAAGCLAEREQRHG
- a CDS encoding substrate-binding domain-containing protein, yielding MIRKKTMSPARAVQSLCLAVVAVLLTGAPCLGEGKLFAIVAKSVSDQNFVRIYEAARVEAEENGDRIILVGGTGKAHFRIQDAQVQKVLELKPNGLAISVLHSCFLAENSFKAVRAAGIPVVTFDSDFSGDYTHLRAGYVGTDNMNLGVLLALEARRLMPKGGRFAILTGGPDDTNLIDRIKGVLLGLDTGGKQSSWTQYQRSPLPCRDNYDQALDQLEVLLEDPTIDAIISVGWWAQMAQDYERRISPYKPLLDSRKKILLFAGAAPRQRELLDQGLNHVNIGLNFEEMGRMVYRALSQLSQGNNIPSTAYSPIRIYRCPPVTDSYD
- the radA gene encoding DNA repair protein RadA, whose product is MKTKETYRCAACGAQSPRWQGQCPSCKEWNTLEAVTVARRDSKPVGAAAATDAPRPLEDLDSEHLDTRTSGMRELDELLGSGLVPGAAILLGGEPGIGKSTLLLQLAGSQARLGSRAVYLSGEESLPQLKTRAERLGQLGPGLLAMATNRVEDALAVLESHEPPELLIVDSVQTLASNMAEGIPGSVSQVRAVASELVEKTKKTGTTLILVGHVTKDGQIAGPKLLEHMVDTVLYLEGDRKHFSRILRVLKNRFGPSDELVVFTMKERGLEVVEDPATFFLGARDPSLSGTAMGLAVDGQRPFAVEVQALVTKSFLSIPRRTALGFDTNRLNLLLAVLEKRLRLNLSGYDIYAKITGGLAYKDPGLDLAVVASVMSSFYDQPLPESAVFWGEIDLNGQVRPVAAHDVRLKQAARLGHDPVCHSGTAATLADLQRILFGRN
- a CDS encoding glucose-6-phosphate isomerase — encoded protein: MADILDWTNAHLDTLDTALYEKRADEMAVRLQQETGAGKLPFLTMPYAAQLRKDLDGLKDFLRKFDHMLLLGIGGSALGARALQKAFYPRQDQPGHDGPSLWIADNVDTYALEAYLAKLPPKKTVVVTVSKSGGTIETVGQYFILKEWMKGHLGDDWHRNMLLVTDEEQGFLRGEVNEYGIRALPVPDNLGGRYSVLSAVGLIPALFLGMDVESLMAGAQEVVAPLADPGLTGDTLAGHSAFRLAVWGAALQDKGFAELIFFTYIPLWASFGDWFAQLWAESLGKEGRGSQPVPAVGVTDQHSVNQMFMDGVRNKACLFLTCPNLPAGPKFPTDLPDKFAYVRGKEFGELIQAEGLGTRMALSKSGVPLVEMRLGADSPRQAGKLIGLLGAATILCGWLMGINPLDQPAVELGKRLAKARMDAEGLAEEKADLKSFLNTDRDLREF
- a CDS encoding sensor histidine kinase, which gives rise to MLNHTDDRTRPLQFVKVISWTLLVLILSFSLLLSLFISKYAEQTLLEKQEQFALLLAENVSHQLFTRFVVPTLVKYRAIQLRSEEQAQVMDQVIRSTVHGFNVSSVRIYDEQGNVIYSFNKDEVGKPGNAEFMVRETWETEDFSAEILARMSKVAALFRMELEPGDMTLRAYSPLRAERSLTDAARNPIMGILEFQQDISEDYMSMLNFERLIIAFSLITSLILFFLVVTVLRRAERLSNKQLREKEKLIFELQQQEKLAGMGRMVAGVAHEIRNPLGIICSSSELVLKKARKEGSSNTRILEALYEEAKRLSRTVTEFLDYARPKKPTMLDVDVGAILDQVAVFMEPECEKLGVTIDKQVTGDMSAKGDKDLLYRAFYNLVANALQAMNGQGELTIRAARGEEGLHVTFVDSGPGFSPEHLDQVRDPFFTTKDSGTGLGLALVNTIFESHGITMHLSNAEEGGARVDVIFPA